The genomic segment GGGCGGCGCCTGGCCATGGTCCGCCGCCCCGGGGCCCTGCCCGTGCCCGCGCGGGCCGATTTCTGCATCCAGGGCCATATCGTGCCCGGCACGGGCAAGCCCGAGGGGCCCTTCGGCGACCACCTGGGCTACTACAGCCTGACCCACGACTTCCCCGTGCTGGAGGTGGACGCCGTGTACCACCGGCCCGACGCCGTGTGGCCCTTCACCACCGTGGGCCGCCCGCCCCAGGAGGACACGGTGTTCGGGGCCTTCATCCACGAGCTGACCGCCGAGCTGGTGCCCACGGTGTTCTCGGGGGTCCACGAGGTCCACGCCGTGGACGCCGCCGGGGTCCACCCGCTGCTGCTGGCCGTGGGCAGCGAACGCTACGTGCCCTACGCCGAGCGCCGCACGCCCCAGGAACTGCTGACCAACGGCATGGCCCTGCTGGGATCCACCCAGACCGCGCTGTCCAAATACGTGCTCATCGCCGCCCGCGAGGACGACGCACGCCTGTCGGCCCACGACGTGCCCGCCTTTTTCCGCCACATGCTGGAGCGCGTGGACCTCGCGCGCGACCTGCATTTCATCACCCGCACCACCATGGACACCCTGGACTACTCGGGCATCAGCCTGAACCAGGGCTCCAAGCTGCTGTGGGCCTCGTGCGGCCCCGCGCGGCGGACCCTGGCCACGGAAGTTCCCGGCGGGCTGGCCCTGCCCGGGGGCTTCTCCGACCCGCAGCTGGCCGCCCCGGGCATCCTTGTGCTGCGCGGCCCGGCCCACGACCAGGGCCGCGACGCCCACGACCCGCGCCTGGAGGCCCTGGCCCGGGCCCTGGAGGGCGTGCCGGGGCTGGAGGGCCTGCCCCTGGTGGTCTGCGCCGACGACGCGGCGTTTACCGCCCGCAGCTGGGACAACCTGCTCTGGGTGGCCTTCACCCGCTCGGACCCGGCCACGGACCTCTACGGCGCCGGGGCCTTCACCCACTGCAAGCACTGGGGCTGCACCGGGCCGCTGGTGCTCGACGCGCGCCTGAAGACCTACCACGCCCCGCCCCTGGAGCCCGACCCCGAGGTGGAGCGGCGCGTGGACGCTCTGGGCGCGCCCGGCGGGCCGCTGGCGGGCCTCATCTGAGCGCGGGGCCCGGCCCGTGTTCCGGCCCGGCCTGGGCGTCCGCTCCGGCCCTGCGCCTGGCCCTCGCGCCCGGCCCTGCCCTCGCGCCCCGGCCCGGCCCTCGCGCCCGGCTTTGGGCCCGCTTGGCCCTTGCGTCCGGCCCGGGCCGGGCGTAAGACCGGGGCTTTGCGACCCCACCCAGCCCAAGGAGACCCCCCGCCCATGCGCCGACTCTTGCCCCTGCTGCTCGCCGTGCTTTTCGCCCTGCCGCTGGCCGCCTGTGCGCCGCGCACGGGTGACGCCACCCTGAAGGAACGCATCCGCGCCGCCGTGCGCGAGGACCCGCAACTGGTCCTGGACGCCCTGGCCCAGGACAAGGTGGCCCTGCTGGAGCTGGTGGAGCAGGGTGCCCGCGAGCGCCGCGACCGGGCCATGAAGGACAGGTGGCGCCAGCAGTTGGACGCGCCCCTGGCCCCGGCCCTGGACCCCGCGCGCCCCTGGCACGGCGCGCCCGACGCGGCGGTGACCGTGGTCTCCTATTCCGACTTCCTGTGCGGCTACTGCGCCCAGGGCTCGCGGACCATCGACGCCCTGGTGGAGCGCCATCCCGGGCGGGTCCGCCACCTCTCCAAGCACGCGCCCATGTCCGAGAACGGCGAATACGCGGCCCGGGTCTACGAGGCCCTGGGGCTGCAGGACGGGGAACTGGCCCTGGCCTTTGCCCGGCAGGCCTTCGCGCAGCAAGCGGGCATCGCCGCCGCGCCGCAACCCAAGGAGGCCTTCCTGGCGCTGGCCCTGGCCCTGTCCGGGGTGGACGCCGCGCGCCTGGAGGCCGACATGCAGGGCGACACCGTGCGCGACCGGGTGCGCGACGACGCCCGCGAGTTCCTGGACTGGGGCTTCACCGGGGTGCCGGTGTACCTGTTCAACGGCGTGGCCGTGGAGGGCGCGCTGTCGGAGCGGACCATGGAAGAGGTCCTGGACCTGGTGCAGGGCGGCAAGTAGCCCGCCCGGGCACGGAACGAACGCAGGGGCCCGCAGCCGGAAACGGTTGCGGGCCCCTGTGCGTTGCGGGCGGCGGGGCGCCTCGGCTCAGGGCCGGTCCAGGGCGTAGTCGCGGCAGATGGCCTCGAAGGCCTCCAGGTCGCGCTCGCGCGGGGCGCGCATGAAGGCGCCCAGGAGCATGGCTCCGATGCCCGCGCGCCACAGGCGCCCCCGGCGGGCGCCGGGCCAGGGCCTGCGCAGCAGCCGGGCCAGCAGGGGCGCGGGCCGGAAGCCGCTGCCCGCGACCATGTCCGGCTCCGGGGCCCGGGCGGGGGCGGCGCCGGGGGGCGGGGCGTCGGGGGCGTCGGGGGCGGCCTCGGGCAGGCCGGGCGCGCTGGCCGGGGCCTCGCTGAAAAAGCCCTCCGGCGCGCCCAGGGTGCCGTAGAAGGCGTCGGCGTACTGGGCCAGGGTGCGGCGGCCCAGCAGGGCGTCCGCCGGGCCCAGGCGGTCGAGCACCAACTCGCAGCCCGTGTGCGGCGCGGCCAGGGTCAGGCGGAAGTGCCCGGGAGTGAAGGAAAAAGCGCGCAACTCAAGGTCGCCGGGCACCACGGCGGTGACACCGAAGGCCGCCCAGGGCACCGGGCCCCCGGGCGGATGGTCGCCCAGGCTGTCCAGCACGGCCAGGGCCGTGGCCATGTCCTGCTCCGGGGCCGGGCCGGGCAGGGTGAAGCGGGCCAGGGCCGCCAGGCCGGTGGCGGGGTTGTGCAGCACGGCGCCGGGCCCGGCGCCGTCCCCGGCGCGCCAGGCAAAGGGCAGCACGGCCAGCCCCGCCGCCGCCAGGGCCTGCCCGGCCCCGGCCCAGCCCGGGGGCAGGGCGGCGGGGTCGGGGTCGGCGACGGCGCCCGGGCCCATGGCCGCGGCGACCCGCGCCAGATGGGCCTGGGGGTCGAAGGAGCCCTTGGTGCGGGCCCAGCGCAGGTCCAGCCCCTGGCCGTCGCGGCCCGCAACGGACAGGGCGAAAGCCTGGAACTCCGCCGAATCCCAGCTTCTGGGCACCTGAAGGCTCACGCCGTTCCAGGCCAGGGTCTTGCGGGGCGGCAGGGGCGCGTTCATGGCGCGGCAGGTGCGGAAGCGGGCGCAGTTCTTGGCATCGCGCAACGATAGCGCCCCGGGGCGCGATTGTCCAGATGCGCCTGGGCGCCTGGAACCTCCAAGGTATGGAATATCAAGGACATGGGCCGCGCGCCAGGGCGGATTTCCGACTTCCGGGCTCCCCTTTGGCGGGGCTCTGGCGCCGCGTGGCCAGGATTCGGCTTGAAATCCGGCGGGCTGCATTCACACCCTTCCAGTAGGTGAATATCCTATTCTTGTGATATGATTTTTAGTTATTTAAGTGTGTTGCGCCCATTTTTCTGGACATGAACCACGTGGCCGAATTATGGGGGTTCGGAATATGCCGGTTCGGAGGGCGGGCTTTCCGAACCACGAGCAAGTGACCCCGTCATGCGTGTCGGGCGCGAAAGGAGGGCTGCGGTGGATACATCGGGATGGAACTGGGAGCCGGGTGAACGGCTTGTCGCCGACCTCGGCGCCAGCCGGGACAAGTACGAATGGGTCGAGGAGCCGCACGTGAGCCCCGATGGCGAAACGTACGCCGCCGTGGCCAACGTCCAGGGCGAGTTCACGGCCTGCGTGAACGACGAGGCCTGGGAAAACACCTTCGAGCGGGTCTGGAACCTCGGGTTCGGGCCCGATGGCCGTCTCACGGCCTGCGTTTCGGACATGGGCGAGTGGAAGTTCGTCGTGGACGACGAACCCTGGGAAGAGAGCTTCGGCTACGTCTGGGATACGCATTTCAGCGCCGACGGGTCGGTCATCGCCGCCGCCATCCAGAATGACGGCGCCTACGGCATGGCCGTGGACGGCACGCCCTGGGAGACGCTCTTCGAGAACGGCACGGCCTTCACGCTGAGCGCCGACGGCGCGCACAGCGCGGCCGCCGTGCAGGCCAAGGAGCTGGGCCAGGCCGACATCAAGCGCTACCAGGAAGGCCTCTACACCGTGGCCATCGACGGCAACGCCTGGGACACCCTGTTCACCAACGTCTTCGGCGTGACCCTGTCGGCGGACGGCAGCCATGCCGCAGCCGAGGTGCGCACCAATCTGTACGACTTCACCGTGGCCGTGGACGGCGCGCCGTGGGCCGCGCGGTTCCAGGGCGTGTGGAAGCCGCTGTTCGACCCGCGCGACGGTTCCGTGGTCGCCCCGGTGCGCCAGGGCGGCAAGTGGTCGCTTGCGCGCGACGGGCACCTGATCTGGAGCCTGTACGGCCAGTGCTGGCACGCGGCCTTCAGCGCCGACGGCGCGCGCCTGGCGGCCATCGTCAGCCCGCAGTTCGGCCGCTGGACCGTGGCCGTGGACGACAAGCCCTGGGGCCTGACCTTCGGCGAGATGGTCACCGACCTGGCGCTGTCGCCCGATGGCGCCCGCGCGGCCGCCCTGGGCAAGGACGGCGGCAAGTGGG from the Desulfocurvus vexinensis DSM 17965 genome contains:
- a CDS encoding DsbA family protein; its protein translation is MRRLLPLLLAVLFALPLAACAPRTGDATLKERIRAAVREDPQLVLDALAQDKVALLELVEQGARERRDRAMKDRWRQQLDAPLAPALDPARPWHGAPDAAVTVVSYSDFLCGYCAQGSRTIDALVERHPGRVRHLSKHAPMSENGEYAARVYEALGLQDGELALAFARQAFAQQAGIAAAPQPKEAFLALALALSGVDAARLEADMQGDTVRDRVRDDAREFLDWGFTGVPVYLFNGVAVEGALSERTMEEVLDLVQGGK
- the tmcD gene encoding electron transfer complex subunit TmcD; translated protein: MDTSGWNWEPGERLVADLGASRDKYEWVEEPHVSPDGETYAAVANVQGEFTACVNDEAWENTFERVWNLGFGPDGRLTACVSDMGEWKFVVDDEPWEESFGYVWDTHFSADGSVIAAAIQNDGAYGMAVDGTPWETLFENGTAFTLSADGAHSAAAVQAKELGQADIKRYQEGLYTVAIDGNAWDTLFTNVFGVTLSADGSHAAAEVRTNLYDFTVAVDGAPWAARFQGVWKPLFDPRDGSVVAPVRQGGKWSLARDGHLIWSLYGQCWHAAFSADGARLAAIVSPQFGRWTVAVDDKPWGLTFGEMVTDLALSPDGARAAALGKDGGKWAVMVDGKAWAGRYDMAWAPVLSLDGAHVAAKVEKGGKYTVAVNGKEYSRAGEACFDPAFSPDGRLVLVKMIENGKYHRRVVPVADFK
- a CDS encoding UbiD family decarboxylase, with amino-acid sequence MGYLDMQACLHDLERHGQLVRIRQELDARLEIGAVQRRVFAAGGPALLFENVRGCRFSMVGNVFGTMERLRFIFRDTLRTMERLFALKVDPLDALRRPWRYAGVPLALARALPRTVRSGPALAQRAQVSDLPMLVSWPMDGGAYVTLPQVYSESPARPGYAASNLGMYRVQLSGNAYAPDREVGLHYQIHRGLGHHHAEALARGQRLPVNIFVGGPPAMTLAAVMPLPDGMPEVFFAGVLGGRRLAMVRRPGALPVPARADFCIQGHIVPGTGKPEGPFGDHLGYYSLTHDFPVLEVDAVYHRPDAVWPFTTVGRPPQEDTVFGAFIHELTAELVPTVFSGVHEVHAVDAAGVHPLLLAVGSERYVPYAERRTPQELLTNGMALLGSTQTALSKYVLIAAREDDARLSAHDVPAFFRHMLERVDLARDLHFITRTTMDTLDYSGISLNQGSKLLWASCGPARRTLATEVPGGLALPGGFSDPQLAAPGILVLRGPAHDQGRDAHDPRLEALARALEGVPGLEGLPLVVCADDAAFTARSWDNLLWVAFTRSDPATDLYGAGAFTHCKHWGCTGPLVLDARLKTYHAPPLEPDPEVERRVDALGAPGGPLAGLI